Within Runella rosea, the genomic segment TTTGGTACAACAACGTTTTTGCCGAATAATGTAGATGTTATTGGGTGTTATTAAGAATATATTAAATAATCTTGAAATTTTACAATTTGGTAAAGCAATCAAAATAAGATTTACAAAATTTTAAATAAATGAATGAATTGTTGATTGTTTATCTAAAAAAAGGTAAAAATATTGAAAAATAAGCAAATATAAAAAGCTAAAACCTCATTTGTTTTGGTTTTTGTCGACCAACTCAATTGTTCGGGAAAAGGAACTCAAATTATCCCATTTTTCATGGCCAGGAATCACAAATGTAATATCGGGGAATTTTTTTCGCACATTGTCTACCGATTGGCGCCATGTTTTGAGGTTGGCGTCGGCAATGTTGCCGATCCCCATGGCTACATAGCTCTTAATCAGACACCCTCCGACCAGTATTTTTGAATCGGGAAAGTAAACCACAATGTTATCATCGGTATGTCCCGCACCCGGAAAATAGGTTTGAACCGTGGTGGTTCCTACCTGGAAGGTCGTGTCTTGCGGCAAAATACCTTCGGGTGCAGGAAGTCCCTGCGCGACTGTTTTCTGAGCAGTGAGCGGAGTGCCGATGATTTTAATGCCCCGTTGCTGAAATGCTTTCACTCCTCCGATTCTGTCTTCATGGGCGTGAGTAACGATACAAAGCACTACTTTCTGTTTAAGTTTTTGCTCTATTTGCTCCAGCAGCAATTCCGTCTGTTCCAAACCCCATCCTGTGTCCACGAGGATAATTCCTGCGGATGTACTGACGATTAACCCGTTGGAAGGAAATGGATTGTTTTGGTACACCTGATACGTAGTGTGGACATAATGGTTGGGAACCAGCGAGGTGATTTTAACGGGAGGTAGTTGACAAAAGCCCTGAAAATGAACGAAAAGAGGAATGAGAAGGAATAAAAAAGCGTTTTTCATACGGTTGAAAATAGATAAATGTAGGGTAAAGATACAAAATAGTTGAGCCTCTGCCTTCAAAATCCTACCTTTGCACCGTGATTACTCGGCAATAGAGTAAAATCAACTAATCACCAGTCACCAACCACTAATCACAACCCCCCCCACTCGTGGAACACGTCGAACAACTTCCTACCGTTGAAACTGCCAAGAAATTGGGTATTCTTCCCGAAGAATTTGAACAAATTAAACAGATACTGGGCCGTACGCCTAATTTTACCGAATTGAGTATTTTTTCGGTCATGTGGTCTGAGCACTGCTCGTACAAGAACTCTATCGTTTGGCTCAAAACCCTGCCGCGTGATTCTGACCGGATGTTGGCGAAAGCGGGCGAAGAAAACGCGGGTTTGGTCGATATTGGCGACGGATTGGCGTGTAGTTTTAAAATCGAATCCCACAATCACCCGTCGGCGTTGGAACCTTATCAGGGCGCGGCTACGGGTGTAGGCGGTATCAACCGCGATATTTTTACGATGGGCGCGCGTCCCATTGCGCAACTTAATTCCTTGCGTTTCGGCGACCCGAAACTGGCCAAAACGAAGTGGTTGGTGAAAGGCGTTGTCAAAGGAATCGGTGATTATGGCAATGCGTTTGGTATTCCAACCGTGGGCGGTGAGGTCTTTTTTGACGAATGTTACAATACTAATCCCCTTGTCAATGCCTTCTCGGCGGGTATCGTAGAAGCTGGAAAAGTAGCTAAAGCCATCAGTTACGGCGTAGGCAATCCCGTTTTTATCGTGGGTTCAGCCACGGGCAAAGATGGCATCGGCGGGGCGAGTTTTGCCTCGGAAGACATCAGTGAAAAATCGACCGAAAAACTTCCAGCCGTGCAGGTAGGGGACCCGTTCATGGAAAAACTCCTGCTAGAAGCCACGCTCGAAATCATCGAAACGGGCTATGTGGTAGGTATTCAGGACATGGGCGCGGCGGGTATCATCTGCTCGACCTCAGAAATGAGCGCCAAAGGTGAGCATGGAATGATTATCGACCTCGACAAAGTACCTACGCGCCAAACCAACATGAAAGGCTGGGAAATCCTGCTTTCAGAATCGCAGGAGCGGATGCTTGTGGTCGTGGAAAAAGGAAAAGAAGAAGATATAAAACAAATATTTGATAAGTGGGATTTGCACTGCGCCCAAATCGGGGAAGTGGTGGAAGGCGGCAGTTTGCATTTCTTCCAACATGGTGAGCTGATTGCCGACGTTCCCGCGCATGACTTAGTATTGGGCGGCGGCGCTCCGCAATACCGTCGTGAATACCGCGAGCCAGCTTATTATCAAGAATTTAAGAAATTTGATATTAACAATGTCAGTGATGTAGATGGAGAAGAAATTGGTAAAGTAGCCAAGCACCTTTTGTCGCACCCCAACATTGCCTCCAAAAAATGGGTGTATGAGCAATACGACTCTACCGTTGGCACGGCCAATCGCACCACCAACCGTCCGTCGGACGCAGGGGTAGTGCGGATTCGGGATGTAAAACGCCCTCATTATCAGAAGTCTATTGCCATGACGGTGGATTGTAACGCCCGTTACGTAAACGCCGACCCGTTTATCGGCGCGCAGATTGCCGTGGCCGAAGCCGCGCGTAATTTGGTGTGTACAGGCGCGGAGCCGTTGGCCGTTACCAACAACCTTAACTTCGGAAATCCGTACGTACCGGAAGTATACTGGCAGTTTGTGAATGCCGTTCAGGGAATGGGCAAAGCCTGCTTGAAATTCAACACGCCAGTAACGGGTGGAAACGTAAGCTTTTACAACCAATCGTCTGACGACGGTCCCGTTTTCCCCACGCCAACCATTGGGATGATTGGGTTGATTGAAAAACCTGAGAACCAAACTTCGCTTGACTTTAAAAACGAAGGCGATTTGATTTACCTCGTGGGCCAATCTCAAAATGACATTGCTTCATCGGAATATCTGTATTCGTACCGGGGCGTGAAAGCATCGCCCGCCCCCGCCTTTGATTTGGACGAAGAATACAGCTTGCAGGTAGCCATCAACCAATTGATCGAAAAACAATTGGTTAAGTCGGTGCATGATGTGTCGGACGGTGGTTTGTTTGTAACCTTGGCCGAATCTGCTTTGCCCAACGGGGTAGGATTTGAAGTGGCCACGATGGAAGGTTATCGTAAAGATGCGTTCTTGTTCGGCGAATCACAGAGCCGTGTGGTCATCAGCGTTAGCCCCGACAAACAGGCTGAATTTCAGAAAGTATTGGGCGGTGAATTGAAAACAGTTCACGCCTTGCTGGGAAAAGTAACCTCGGGTGGATTTGTGGTTGATGGTCAGGAAGTTATTTCGACCGCCGAAGCCAAAGATTTATACGATAACTCATTGGGACGATTGATGAGTTAAGTTCATTTTGTCATATAAAAAAACGCCGGCAGGATTCAATACCTGTCGGCGTTTTTTGTGTGGGAGAGTTTTGAAAATTCTTATTTTGGGCAAGTAAAGCACAAAAACTTAACTCATGTCTGTGTCTTCACAGACCTTTTCTGTAAAAATGGTATGGGATTTTTGCCATATACATCCAAAGAATAGACAAACGTGAAGGGCCTGTGAGGACACAGACCAAGGCTAAGACGACAATTTGAAATGCACTCATATGTAACTTACTTTAGTTCGGAGTATTGATAATAGAATCATTTTGGTATGTGAATTTTTCAAGAGGCTCTCCATCGGGAAACCAACTTTCATAATCACCATGACGTTTACCGTTGGTATAGTGCTCTATCATACTCAATTGGCCATTTTCATACCAAGATTTCCATTCTCCATATGGCAAGCTATTTTTATCAAAATACCTAACTTGTGCCAGCTTACCATTCTCATAAAACCTATCTTTTTTATAGAAATTTAAAGAGTCGAAAGCAGTTTCGTGAAAATATTTTTTAACTGTAAAAGTTTTATTACCCATTTTAATTTTTGAAACCAGGATTTTGGG encodes:
- a CDS encoding toxin-antitoxin system YwqK family antitoxin; the encoded protein is MKKYIFFLVFLMHLSCNYSPAYKNEYWPDGSPKILVSKIKMGNKTFTVKKYFHETAFDSLNFYKKDRFYENGKLAQVRYFDKNSLPYGEWKSWYENGQLSMIEHYTNGKRHGDYESWFPDGEPLEKFTYQNDSIINTPN
- the purL gene encoding phosphoribosylformylglycinamidine synthase subunit PurL → MEHVEQLPTVETAKKLGILPEEFEQIKQILGRTPNFTELSIFSVMWSEHCSYKNSIVWLKTLPRDSDRMLAKAGEENAGLVDIGDGLACSFKIESHNHPSALEPYQGAATGVGGINRDIFTMGARPIAQLNSLRFGDPKLAKTKWLVKGVVKGIGDYGNAFGIPTVGGEVFFDECYNTNPLVNAFSAGIVEAGKVAKAISYGVGNPVFIVGSATGKDGIGGASFASEDISEKSTEKLPAVQVGDPFMEKLLLEATLEIIETGYVVGIQDMGAAGIICSTSEMSAKGEHGMIIDLDKVPTRQTNMKGWEILLSESQERMLVVVEKGKEEDIKQIFDKWDLHCAQIGEVVEGGSLHFFQHGELIADVPAHDLVLGGGAPQYRREYREPAYYQEFKKFDINNVSDVDGEEIGKVAKHLLSHPNIASKKWVYEQYDSTVGTANRTTNRPSDAGVVRIRDVKRPHYQKSIAMTVDCNARYVNADPFIGAQIAVAEAARNLVCTGAEPLAVTNNLNFGNPYVPEVYWQFVNAVQGMGKACLKFNTPVTGGNVSFYNQSSDDGPVFPTPTIGMIGLIEKPENQTSLDFKNEGDLIYLVGQSQNDIASSEYLYSYRGVKASPAPAFDLDEEYSLQVAINQLIEKQLVKSVHDVSDGGLFVTLAESALPNGVGFEVATMEGYRKDAFLFGESQSRVVISVSPDKQAEFQKVLGGELKTVHALLGKVTSGGFVVDGQEVISTAEAKDLYDNSLGRLMS
- the bla gene encoding subclass B1 metallo-beta-lactamase; the protein is MKNAFLFLLIPLFVHFQGFCQLPPVKITSLVPNHYVHTTYQVYQNNPFPSNGLIVSTSAGIILVDTGWGLEQTELLLEQIEQKLKQKVVLCIVTHAHEDRIGGVKAFQQRGIKIIGTPLTAQKTVAQGLPAPEGILPQDTTFQVGTTTVQTYFPGAGHTDDNIVVYFPDSKILVGGCLIKSYVAMGIGNIADANLKTWRQSVDNVRKKFPDITFVIPGHEKWDNLSSFSRTIELVDKNQNK